One genomic region from Colletes latitarsis isolate SP2378_abdomen chromosome 10, iyColLati1, whole genome shotgun sequence encodes:
- the Tusp gene encoding WD40 superfamily protein Tusp isoform X1: protein MHLHFEKNNNAKCDCNILSLSWMGKVPDESPEDEGWKLDRTNYYQEGWLATGNARGLVGVTFTTSHCRTRATELPLRANYNLRGHRSEVILVKWNEPYQKLASCDSSGVIFVWIKYEGKWSIELINDRSTPVTHFSWSHDGRMALICYRDGFVLVGSVAGQRYWSSMLNDKATITCGIWTPDDQQVYFGTTAGQLIVMDVHGAMVSEVQLAAGVTSMAWSAEKFTMEEGDDDLSNDRSHRDDRNYVLAVCLADGSIVMLRSFDDVSPITIRTNLKAPLHAEWSNSRKLLAIAGTKDSDSPQCSPHEYTNLLKFYSVTGALVYTTAIPYTQCAVSALTWGHNDRRLFVATGARVHAAWVSRRVGSLQLLSRLAVRAALTRESCVQQLPLPPRLRASVAALFASTIRCSVPEPRELRRFVSRPPPGGGRLHCTMLRHAVEPVPCYTLYLEYLGGLVPLLKGRRTSKIRPEFVIFDPQSQDTLQVYEDTSQCPSFSDGSDTERDTADLCGSPRNKRKNRRKREEKLNEESDDLTYVDTLPEHARLVEVTSNIWGTKFKFHGLAESVPANLGQVTYRTSLLHLQPRQMTLVMTELRDDVPAGPDPTFNPNLFSEDEEESFQELQSASRSTSEAQPPPIAPMTPRNARLNSNRPKSQISNQFMTTEALPTTLSRVDNYENELPYVDLQEMGNLYENLRTTSTNTYRTPSRHNPPRCCDVPALQSPKNAVAPTQTIIATSNSGTDYSNNIQRMKTVLADQQTGMITKKELENNKFNQISQDDKTVLTTCPSTIIPMSIHNGQTSNTEASSSRGCSQGSIVNGLENNNGCPQSQAIFLNGVQGKTNHGVNQTSSISSYSHGPYNKNGIHLASNHSPACSYQFPENIDQCVGQSCSHCTSRIKDFKSHESCGKTNASYFGACGSASRADEMRFIDDEAHGEAAALESSRGVHRTPTVVSIGPLCINDSIVRSCSVGYLDMVDAQLVPCDVALKMLRKEAPNKRLVLVSRKTKRRKKNKTQHEIGQQTSKSPRLRNCGKSKSLDSSDIFPANEHISLPPQLPEHVEEAIGATSLEMTENKSNESLEESPDAVEATVEYGKLVCRLPAVKPSPIETCTSPVRLSSPSGSLASSLDGLAARLRDFDESHSLPPPSPRPSSRTFFRLPRSSPSSPAPSKKGKRPASASPIRRRLLSSPLLSRKTRKSRGESSDEEGLLQDESSGSYRDLETFQKAQLRQKLKQKSGGASAHKSEAVRRELVMHNKAPMWNESSQVYQLDFGGRVTQESAKNFQIEFKGRQVMQFGRIDGNAYTLDFQYPFSALQAFAVALANVTQRLK from the exons gtgaTACTCGTGAAGTGGAACGAGCCTTACCAGAAGTTGGCATCGTGCGACAGTTCCGGCGTAATTTTCGTGTGGATCAAGTACGAAGGAAAATGGAGCATAGAACTGATCAACGACAGAAGTACTCCAGTCACGCATTTCTCTTGGTCGCACGACGGACGGATGGCTCTCATATGCTACAGG GACGGTTTCGTACTGGTTGGCAGCGTTGCTGGTCAAAGGTACTGGTCATCGATGTTGAACGACAAGGCTACGATCACCTGTGGTATTTGGACACCAGACGATCAGCAG GTATATTTCGGAACGACGGCGGGGCAATTAATAGTAATGGATGTTCATGGAGCGATGGTATCGGAGGTACAATTAGCAGCTGGTGTCACTTCGATGGCTTGGAGCGCCGAAAAGTTTACGATGGAAGAAGGAGATGATGATTTATCGAACGACAGATCCCACAGAG ACGACCGGAATTACGTGCTAGCAGTCTGCCTCGCCGATGGCAGTATCGTCATGCTGCGATCATTCGACGACGTGTCGCCCATAACGATACGTACGAACCTAAAGGCACCGTTGCACGCTGAATGGAGTAATTCCAGAAAATTGTTAGCGATCGCCGGAACAAAAGATTCGGATAGCCCTCAGTGCAGCCCCCACGAGTACACGAATCTTCTAAAATTTTATTCGGTCACCGGTGCCCTTGTCTACACTACGGCGATACCGTACACGCAA TGCGCGGTATCGGCGCTCACGTGGGGCCACAACGACAGAAGACTTTTCGTGGCGACCGGAGCACGCGTCCACGCGGCATGGGTGTCAAG GCGCGTAGGTTCGCTGCAGTTGTTATCTCGCTTGGCTGTGAGAGCAGCTCTGACAAGGGAGTCCTGTGTTCAGCAACTTCCATTGCCACCGAGATTAAGAGCATCCGTGGCCGCACTTTTTGCTAGTACAATAAG ATGTTCAGTACCAGAACCAAGGGAACTGAGGCGTTTCGTGTCGCGTCCGCCACCAGGAGGAGGAAGATTACATTGCACCATGCTCAGACACGCCGTGGAACCCGTTCCTTGTTACACATTATATTTAGAATATTTAGGTGGGCTAGTGCCGCTTCTAAAGGGCAGAAGAACGAGCAAAATCAGACCAGAGTTCGTAATATTCGATCCCCAAAGCCAGGACACCCTCCAAGTTTACGAAGACACGTCGCAATGTCCATCGTTCAGCGATGGATCGGATACGGAGAGGGACACAGCCGACTTGTGCGGATCGCCTAGGAACAAAAGGAAAAACAGACGGAAACGAGAAGAGAAACTGAACGAGGAGAGCGACGACCTTACATACGTAGACACGTTACCCGAG CACGCGAGGCTGGTCGAAGTAACGTCCAATATCTGGGGCACGAAATTTAAGTTTCACGGGTTGGCGGAGTCGGTGCCCGCTAACTTGGGTCAGGTTACTTATCGAACGTCCCTGCTGCATTTGCAACCGCGACAAATGACCCTAGTGATGACAGAGTTGCGTGACGACGTGCCAGCAG GTCCGGATCCCACGTTCAATCCGAATCTGTTCTCCGAGGACGAGGAGGAATCGTTCCAGGAACTACAAAGTGCCTCGCGAAGCACCTCCGAAGCCCAGCCCCCTCCGATCGCACCGATGACGCCCCGTAACGCGCGACTGAACTCCAATCGTCCGAAATCTCAAATTTCCAATCAATTCATGACCACCGAAGCCTTACCCACCACCCTGTCCAGGGTCGACAATTACGAAAACGAGTTACCCTACGTTGACCTGCAGGAAATGGGGAATTTGTACGAAAACTTGAGGACTACCTCCACGAACACCTATCGAACACCGTCGAGGCACAACCCGCCGAGGTGTTGCGACGTGCCAGCCCTTCAGTCGCCGAAAAACGCGGTCGCCCCCACGCAAACCATAATCGCGACCTCGAACTCGGGAACGGATTACTCCAACAATATTCAAAGGATGAAAACCGTCCTGGCTGACCAACAGACCGGCATGATCACGAAGAAGGAGCTCGAGAACAATAAGTTCAATCAAATTTCTCAGGACGACAAGACTGTATTGACAACCTGTCCCTCGACCATTATACCTATGTCCATACACAACGGCCAAACTTCGAACACGGAGGCGTCGAGCAGCCGCGGTTGTTCCCAAGGCTCCATCGTGAACGGTCTGGAGAACAACAACGGTTGCCCTCAATCTCAGGCGATATTCCTTAACGGGGTCCAGGGTAAAACTAATCACGGCGTCAATCAAACGTCATCGATAAGCTCGTATTCCCATGGCCCGTACAACAAGAACGGCATACACCTGGCCAGCAATCATTCGCCGGCGTGTTCTTATCAGTTTCCGGAGAATATCGATCAATGCGTGGGACAATCTTGCTCGCACTGCACCTCGAGGATCAAAGACTTTAAATCGCACGAATCGTGCGGGAAAACGAACGCCAGCTACTTCGGCGCGTGCGGTTCCGCCAGCAGAGCCGACGAAATGCGTTTCATCGACGACGAGGCTCACGGCGAAGCCGCGGCGTTGGAATCGTCGCGAGGCGTTCACAGAACCCCGACGGTCGTTAGCATCGGTCCCCTTTGCATAAACGATTCCATAGTCAGAAGCTGCAGCGTCGGCTACTTGGACATGGTCGACGCGCAATTGGTCCCCTGCGACGTGGCATTGAAGATGCTTAGGAAGGAGGCGCCTAACAAGAGACTGGTACTAGTTTCGAGGAAGACCAAAAGGAGAAAAAAGAATAAGACTCAGCACGAGATTGGCCAGCAAACGTCCAAGTCGCCGAGGCTTCGCAACTGCGGAAAGTCCAAGAGTTTAGACTCCAGCGACATATTTCCCGCTAACGAGCATATATCGTTGCCACCCCAGTTGCCGGAACACGTCGAAGAAGCAATCGGTGCTACCAGTCTCGAGATGACCGAGAACAAGAGTAACGAATCGCTGGAAGAGTCACCAGATGCTGTAGAAGCAACGGTTGAATATGGGAAGCTCGTCTGTCGTCTGCCTGCCGTTAAACCGAGCCCGATAGAAACCTGTACTTCACCCGTTAG ACTATCCAGTCCAAGCGGTTCGTTAGCGTCATCCTTGGACGGTCTTGCAGCTCGACTTCGAGATTTCGATGAAAGCCACTCTCTACCACCACCGTCGCCTCGACCATCGTCCAG AACTTTTTTCAGATTGCCTAGAAGTTCTCCTAGTAGTCCAGCACCGTCGAAGAAAGGCAAAAGACCGGCGTCGGCTTCGCCGATTAGAAGAAGGCTACTATCGAGTCCTTTACTGagcagaaaaacgcgaaagagccGGGGTGAGAGTTCGGACGAGGAAGGGCTGCTTCAAGACGAATCGTCGGGAAGCTACCGGGACCTCGAAACGTTCCAAAAGGCACAATTACGCCAAAAG TTGAAGCAAAAGAGTGGAGGAGCATCTGCTCACAAATCGGAAGCAGTAAGGCGGGAACTTGTGATGCATAATAAGGCGCCGATGTGGAACGAATCTAGCCAGGTGTATCAGCTTGATTTCGGCGGCAGAGTGACCCAAGAAAGCGCGAAGAACTTTCAGATAGAATTCAAAGGCCGACAG GTGATGCAATTCGGAAGAATAGATGGGAATGCCTACACATTGGATTTCCAATATCCTTTCAGTGCTTTACAAGCCTTCGCCGTTGCCTTGGCTAATGTTACACAACGGCTCAAGTAA
- the Tusp gene encoding WD40 superfamily protein Tusp isoform X2, which translates to MHLHFEKNNNAKCDCNILSLSWMGKVPDESPEDEGWKLDRTNYYQEGWLATGNARGLVGVTFTTSHCRTRATELPLRANYNLRGHRSEVILVKWNEPYQKLASCDSSGVIFVWIKYEGKWSIELINDRSTPVTHFSWSHDGRMALICYRDGFVLVGSVAGQRYWSSMLNDKATITCGIWTPDDQQVYFGTTAGQLIVMDVHGAMVSEVQLAAGVTSMAWSAEKFTMEEGDDDLSNDRSHRDDRNYVLAVCLADGSIVMLRSFDDVSPITIRTNLKAPLHAEWSNSRKLLAIAGTKDSDSPQCSPHEYTNLLKFYSVTGALVYTTAIPYTQCAVSALTWGHNDRRLFVATGARVHAAWVSRRVGSLQLLSRLAVRAALTRESCVQQLPLPPRLRASVAALFASTIRCSVPEPRELRRFVSRPPPGGGRLHCTMLRHAVEPVPCYTLYLEYLGGLVPLLKGRRTSKIRPEFVIFDPQSQDTLQVYEDTSQCPSFSDGSDTERDTADLCGSPRNKRKNRRKREEKLNEESDDLTYVDTLPEHARLVEVTSNIWGTKFKFHGLAESVPANLGQVTYRTSLLHLQPRQMTLVMTELRDDVPAGPDPTFNPNLFSEDEEESFQELQSASRSTSEAQPPPIAPMTPRNARLNSNRPKSQISNQFMTTEALPTTLSRVDNYENELPYVDLQEMGNLYENLRTTSTNTYRTPSRHNPPRCCDVPALQSPKNAVAPTQTIIATSNSGTDYSNNIQRMKTVLADQQTGMITKKELENNKFNQISQDDKTVLTTCPSTIIPMSIHNGQTSNTEASSSRGCSQGSIVNGLENNNGCPQSQAIFLNGVQGKTNHGVNQTSSISSYSHGPYNKNGIHLASNHSPACSYQFPENIDQCVGQSCSHCTSRIKDFKSHESCGKTNASYFGACGSASRADEMRFIDDEAHGEAAALESSRGVHRTPTVVSIGPLCINDSIVRSCSVGYLDMVDAQLVPCDVALKMLRKEAPNKRLVLVSRKTKRRKKNKTQHEIGQQTSKSPRLRNCGKSKSLDSSDIFPANEHISLPPQLPEHVEEAIGATSLEMTENKSNESLEESPDAVEATVEYGKLVCRLPAVKPSPIETCTSPVRLSSPSGSLASSLDGLAARLRDFDESHSLPPPSPRPSSRLPRSSPSSPAPSKKGKRPASASPIRRRLLSSPLLSRKTRKSRGESSDEEGLLQDESSGSYRDLETFQKAQLRQKLKQKSGGASAHKSEAVRRELVMHNKAPMWNESSQVYQLDFGGRVTQESAKNFQIEFKGRQVMQFGRIDGNAYTLDFQYPFSALQAFAVALANVTQRLK; encoded by the exons gtgaTACTCGTGAAGTGGAACGAGCCTTACCAGAAGTTGGCATCGTGCGACAGTTCCGGCGTAATTTTCGTGTGGATCAAGTACGAAGGAAAATGGAGCATAGAACTGATCAACGACAGAAGTACTCCAGTCACGCATTTCTCTTGGTCGCACGACGGACGGATGGCTCTCATATGCTACAGG GACGGTTTCGTACTGGTTGGCAGCGTTGCTGGTCAAAGGTACTGGTCATCGATGTTGAACGACAAGGCTACGATCACCTGTGGTATTTGGACACCAGACGATCAGCAG GTATATTTCGGAACGACGGCGGGGCAATTAATAGTAATGGATGTTCATGGAGCGATGGTATCGGAGGTACAATTAGCAGCTGGTGTCACTTCGATGGCTTGGAGCGCCGAAAAGTTTACGATGGAAGAAGGAGATGATGATTTATCGAACGACAGATCCCACAGAG ACGACCGGAATTACGTGCTAGCAGTCTGCCTCGCCGATGGCAGTATCGTCATGCTGCGATCATTCGACGACGTGTCGCCCATAACGATACGTACGAACCTAAAGGCACCGTTGCACGCTGAATGGAGTAATTCCAGAAAATTGTTAGCGATCGCCGGAACAAAAGATTCGGATAGCCCTCAGTGCAGCCCCCACGAGTACACGAATCTTCTAAAATTTTATTCGGTCACCGGTGCCCTTGTCTACACTACGGCGATACCGTACACGCAA TGCGCGGTATCGGCGCTCACGTGGGGCCACAACGACAGAAGACTTTTCGTGGCGACCGGAGCACGCGTCCACGCGGCATGGGTGTCAAG GCGCGTAGGTTCGCTGCAGTTGTTATCTCGCTTGGCTGTGAGAGCAGCTCTGACAAGGGAGTCCTGTGTTCAGCAACTTCCATTGCCACCGAGATTAAGAGCATCCGTGGCCGCACTTTTTGCTAGTACAATAAG ATGTTCAGTACCAGAACCAAGGGAACTGAGGCGTTTCGTGTCGCGTCCGCCACCAGGAGGAGGAAGATTACATTGCACCATGCTCAGACACGCCGTGGAACCCGTTCCTTGTTACACATTATATTTAGAATATTTAGGTGGGCTAGTGCCGCTTCTAAAGGGCAGAAGAACGAGCAAAATCAGACCAGAGTTCGTAATATTCGATCCCCAAAGCCAGGACACCCTCCAAGTTTACGAAGACACGTCGCAATGTCCATCGTTCAGCGATGGATCGGATACGGAGAGGGACACAGCCGACTTGTGCGGATCGCCTAGGAACAAAAGGAAAAACAGACGGAAACGAGAAGAGAAACTGAACGAGGAGAGCGACGACCTTACATACGTAGACACGTTACCCGAG CACGCGAGGCTGGTCGAAGTAACGTCCAATATCTGGGGCACGAAATTTAAGTTTCACGGGTTGGCGGAGTCGGTGCCCGCTAACTTGGGTCAGGTTACTTATCGAACGTCCCTGCTGCATTTGCAACCGCGACAAATGACCCTAGTGATGACAGAGTTGCGTGACGACGTGCCAGCAG GTCCGGATCCCACGTTCAATCCGAATCTGTTCTCCGAGGACGAGGAGGAATCGTTCCAGGAACTACAAAGTGCCTCGCGAAGCACCTCCGAAGCCCAGCCCCCTCCGATCGCACCGATGACGCCCCGTAACGCGCGACTGAACTCCAATCGTCCGAAATCTCAAATTTCCAATCAATTCATGACCACCGAAGCCTTACCCACCACCCTGTCCAGGGTCGACAATTACGAAAACGAGTTACCCTACGTTGACCTGCAGGAAATGGGGAATTTGTACGAAAACTTGAGGACTACCTCCACGAACACCTATCGAACACCGTCGAGGCACAACCCGCCGAGGTGTTGCGACGTGCCAGCCCTTCAGTCGCCGAAAAACGCGGTCGCCCCCACGCAAACCATAATCGCGACCTCGAACTCGGGAACGGATTACTCCAACAATATTCAAAGGATGAAAACCGTCCTGGCTGACCAACAGACCGGCATGATCACGAAGAAGGAGCTCGAGAACAATAAGTTCAATCAAATTTCTCAGGACGACAAGACTGTATTGACAACCTGTCCCTCGACCATTATACCTATGTCCATACACAACGGCCAAACTTCGAACACGGAGGCGTCGAGCAGCCGCGGTTGTTCCCAAGGCTCCATCGTGAACGGTCTGGAGAACAACAACGGTTGCCCTCAATCTCAGGCGATATTCCTTAACGGGGTCCAGGGTAAAACTAATCACGGCGTCAATCAAACGTCATCGATAAGCTCGTATTCCCATGGCCCGTACAACAAGAACGGCATACACCTGGCCAGCAATCATTCGCCGGCGTGTTCTTATCAGTTTCCGGAGAATATCGATCAATGCGTGGGACAATCTTGCTCGCACTGCACCTCGAGGATCAAAGACTTTAAATCGCACGAATCGTGCGGGAAAACGAACGCCAGCTACTTCGGCGCGTGCGGTTCCGCCAGCAGAGCCGACGAAATGCGTTTCATCGACGACGAGGCTCACGGCGAAGCCGCGGCGTTGGAATCGTCGCGAGGCGTTCACAGAACCCCGACGGTCGTTAGCATCGGTCCCCTTTGCATAAACGATTCCATAGTCAGAAGCTGCAGCGTCGGCTACTTGGACATGGTCGACGCGCAATTGGTCCCCTGCGACGTGGCATTGAAGATGCTTAGGAAGGAGGCGCCTAACAAGAGACTGGTACTAGTTTCGAGGAAGACCAAAAGGAGAAAAAAGAATAAGACTCAGCACGAGATTGGCCAGCAAACGTCCAAGTCGCCGAGGCTTCGCAACTGCGGAAAGTCCAAGAGTTTAGACTCCAGCGACATATTTCCCGCTAACGAGCATATATCGTTGCCACCCCAGTTGCCGGAACACGTCGAAGAAGCAATCGGTGCTACCAGTCTCGAGATGACCGAGAACAAGAGTAACGAATCGCTGGAAGAGTCACCAGATGCTGTAGAAGCAACGGTTGAATATGGGAAGCTCGTCTGTCGTCTGCCTGCCGTTAAACCGAGCCCGATAGAAACCTGTACTTCACCCGTTAG ACTATCCAGTCCAAGCGGTTCGTTAGCGTCATCCTTGGACGGTCTTGCAGCTCGACTTCGAGATTTCGATGAAAGCCACTCTCTACCACCACCGTCGCCTCGACCATCGTCCAG ATTGCCTAGAAGTTCTCCTAGTAGTCCAGCACCGTCGAAGAAAGGCAAAAGACCGGCGTCGGCTTCGCCGATTAGAAGAAGGCTACTATCGAGTCCTTTACTGagcagaaaaacgcgaaagagccGGGGTGAGAGTTCGGACGAGGAAGGGCTGCTTCAAGACGAATCGTCGGGAAGCTACCGGGACCTCGAAACGTTCCAAAAGGCACAATTACGCCAAAAG TTGAAGCAAAAGAGTGGAGGAGCATCTGCTCACAAATCGGAAGCAGTAAGGCGGGAACTTGTGATGCATAATAAGGCGCCGATGTGGAACGAATCTAGCCAGGTGTATCAGCTTGATTTCGGCGGCAGAGTGACCCAAGAAAGCGCGAAGAACTTTCAGATAGAATTCAAAGGCCGACAG GTGATGCAATTCGGAAGAATAGATGGGAATGCCTACACATTGGATTTCCAATATCCTTTCAGTGCTTTACAAGCCTTCGCCGTTGCCTTGGCTAATGTTACACAACGGCTCAAGTAA